The Xanthomonas fragariae genome has a segment encoding these proteins:
- the aroQ gene encoding type II 3-dehydroquinate dehydratase — protein MAHLLLLHGPNLNLLGTREPEVYGRTTLAQIDAALVDRAQAAGHTLSSLQSNAEHVLVERIHAAREDGTVYILINPAAFTHTSVALRDALLGVGLPFVEIHLSNPHAREPFRHHSYFSDKADGVISGFGADSYRLALEAVIARLEREA, from the coding sequence ATGGCTCACCTGCTGCTGTTGCATGGCCCAAACCTCAACCTGCTCGGTACACGCGAGCCGGAGGTCTATGGGCGCACCACGCTGGCGCAGATCGATGCGGCCCTGGTCGACCGTGCGCAAGCGGCCGGGCATACGCTCAGCAGCCTGCAATCCAACGCCGAGCACGTGCTGGTGGAGCGCATCCATGCCGCGCGCGAGGACGGCACGGTCTACATCCTGATCAACCCGGCCGCCTTCACCCACACCTCTGTGGCGCTGCGCGATGCGCTGCTGGGCGTGGGCCTGCCATTCGTGGAAATCCACCTGTCCAATCCGCATGCACGCGAGCCGTTCCGCCACCACAGCTATTTCAGCGACAAGGCAGACGGGGTGATCAGCGGCTTCGGCGCAGATAGCTACCGGCTGGCGCTGGAAGCGGTGATCGCGCGACTCGAGCGCGAAGCATGA
- the accB gene encoding acetyl-CoA carboxylase biotin carboxyl carrier protein — protein MDLRKIKKLIDLLEESNLAEIEIKEGEESVRLARVPKGTTMMSAPVQQYAPAPAAQAPIATSMPMQSPTEASTGGAKQVPALPEGHVLRAPMVGTFYTSPSPDKPSFVTVGQQVKAGDTMAIIEAMKMFNPIEADVSGTIVAILGETGQPVEFDQPLFVIG, from the coding sequence ATGGATCTCCGCAAAATCAAGAAACTGATCGACCTGCTCGAAGAATCCAATCTCGCCGAAATCGAGATCAAGGAAGGCGAAGAAAGCGTGCGTCTGGCGCGCGTGCCCAAGGGCACGACCATGATGAGCGCGCCTGTGCAGCAGTACGCACCCGCACCCGCCGCGCAGGCACCGATCGCGACCAGCATGCCGATGCAGTCGCCCACCGAGGCCTCCACCGGCGGTGCCAAGCAGGTCCCCGCGCTGCCCGAAGGCCATGTGCTGCGCGCGCCGATGGTCGGCACGTTCTACACCTCGCCTTCGCCGGACAAGCCGTCATTCGTCACCGTCGGTCAGCAGGTCAAGGCCGGCGACACCATGGCGATCATCGAGGCGATGAAGATGTTCAACCCGATCGAAGCCGACGTCTCCGGCACCATCGTGGCCATCCTCGGCGAAACCGGCCAGCCGGTGGAATTCGATCAGCCGCTGTTTGTGATTGGCTGA
- the accC gene encoding acetyl-CoA carboxylase biotin carboxylase subunit, with amino-acid sequence MLDKIVIANRGEIALRILRACHTLGIRTVAVHSTVDRNLKHVAMADESVCIGPAASSDSYLNIPALIAAAEVTDAQAIHPGYGFLSENADFAERVEESGFIFIGPKADTIRLMGDKVEAIRAMKAAGVPCVPGSGGPLGDDIVANTKVAREIGYPVIIKAAGGGGGRGMRVVHSEAALKAAIETTKSEAKAAFSNDQVYMEKFLENPRHVEIQVLADGQGNAIHLGERDCSMQRRHQKVVEEAPAPGITQELRNEIGKVCVDACIRIGYRGAGTFEFLFEEGRFYFIEMNTRIQVEHPVTERITGIDLVCEQLRIAAGQKLAIKQSDIVLRGHAIECRINAEDPETFMPNPGLITGFHPPGGPGVRVDTHIYAGYKVPPNYDSMIGKLIVHGPDRETAIARMRVALSEMVVEGIKTNIPLQQRIMRDKGFQAGRQNIHYLEKRLAERKNKSIALV; translated from the coding sequence ATGCTAGATAAAATCGTCATTGCCAACCGAGGTGAAATCGCGCTGCGCATCCTGCGCGCGTGCCACACGCTCGGCATCCGCACGGTCGCGGTGCATTCCACGGTCGACCGCAACCTCAAGCACGTGGCTATGGCCGACGAGTCGGTGTGTATCGGCCCGGCCGCGTCCAGCGACAGTTACCTCAATATCCCAGCGTTGATCGCCGCGGCCGAGGTGACCGATGCGCAGGCCATCCATCCCGGCTACGGCTTTCTCTCGGAAAACGCCGACTTTGCCGAGCGGGTGGAAGAATCCGGTTTCATCTTCATCGGCCCCAAGGCCGACACCATTCGCCTGATGGGCGACAAGGTCGAGGCGATCCGCGCGATGAAGGCCGCCGGCGTGCCGTGCGTGCCCGGCTCGGGCGGCCCGTTGGGCGATGACATCGTCGCCAACACCAAGGTAGCGCGCGAAATCGGCTACCCAGTGATCATCAAGGCCGCCGGCGGCGGCGGCGGACGCGGTATGCGCGTGGTGCATTCGGAAGCCGCGCTCAAGGCGGCCATCGAGACCACCAAGTCCGAAGCCAAGGCCGCTTTCAGCAATGATCAGGTCTACATGGAGAAGTTCCTGGAAAATCCGCGTCACGTGGAAATCCAGGTGCTCGCCGACGGCCAGGGCAATGCAATCCATCTGGGCGAACGCGATTGCTCGATGCAGCGTCGTCACCAAAAAGTAGTGGAAGAAGCGCCCGCACCGGGCATCACCCAGGAACTACGCAACGAGATCGGCAAGGTGTGCGTGGATGCCTGCATCCGCATCGGCTATCGCGGCGCGGGTACCTTCGAATTCCTGTTCGAAGAGGGGCGTTTCTACTTCATCGAAATGAACACCCGTATCCAGGTGGAGCATCCGGTGACCGAACGCATCACCGGTATCGACTTGGTGTGCGAGCAGCTGCGCATCGCCGCCGGGCAGAAGCTGGCCATCAAGCAGAGCGACATCGTGCTGCGCGGACATGCGATCGAGTGCCGCATCAACGCCGAGGACCCGGAAACCTTCATGCCCAATCCGGGCCTGATCACCGGATTCCATCCGCCCGGTGGTCCAGGTGTGCGTGTGGATACGCATATCTACGCTGGCTACAAGGTGCCGCCGAATTACGACTCTATGATCGGTAAACTGATCGTGCATGGCCCGGATCGCGAAACCGCGATCGCGCGCATGCGCGTGGCACTGAGCGAGATGGTGGTGGAAGGCATCAAGACCAACATTCCGCTACAGCAGCGCATCATGCGCGACAAGGGCTTCCAGGCCGGTAGGCAGAACATCCACTATCTGGAAAAGCGCCTGGCCGAGCGCAAGAACAAGTCGATCGCGTTGGTCTGA
- the prmA gene encoding 50S ribosomal protein L11 methyltransferase has product MPFLELTLRCSDTSQLRFQTALEDVGALAVTLLDADADTSNERAILEPGVGQTPLWNTVVLTALFDGDSDALVLLAALEAFDPGLDWSQVAFRMVEDTDWERAWMDQFKPMQFGARTFIVPWNHDLPEAADTPDAAVVRLDPGLAFGSGTHPTTALCLRWLDSLAGSGELQGRSVLDFGCGSGILALAALKLGAVSSVGVDNDPQALLATADNAARNEVDAQLAVFLPQDEPVQTYPVVVANILASALDALANTLAARVAPGGRIALSGILHGQEDELLERYAPWFEHLHCERDDDWMRIDGIRRA; this is encoded by the coding sequence ATGCCGTTTCTTGAACTGACCCTGCGCTGCTCCGACACCTCCCAGCTCCGTTTCCAGACTGCGTTGGAAGACGTCGGCGCGCTGGCGGTGACCTTGCTCGACGCCGACGCCGATACCAGCAACGAGCGCGCCATCCTCGAGCCCGGCGTGGGCCAAACGCCGCTGTGGAACACAGTGGTGCTGACTGCGCTGTTCGATGGCGACAGCGATGCACTGGTGTTGCTGGCCGCGCTGGAAGCGTTCGACCCGGGGCTGGACTGGAGCCAGGTGGCCTTCCGTATGGTCGAAGACACCGACTGGGAACGCGCCTGGATGGATCAGTTCAAGCCAATGCAGTTCGGCGCCCGCACCTTCATCGTGCCGTGGAATCACGACCTGCCCGAGGCCGCCGACACGCCCGACGCGGCGGTGGTGCGGCTGGATCCGGGCCTGGCGTTCGGCTCGGGCACGCATCCGACCACCGCGCTGTGCCTGCGCTGGCTGGACAGCCTGGCCGGCAGCGGCGAGCTTCAGGGCCGCAGCGTGCTCGATTTCGGCTGCGGCTCCGGCATTCTCGCTCTCGCCGCGCTGAAGTTGGGCGCCGTCAGTTCGGTGGGCGTGGACAACGACCCGCAGGCACTGTTGGCCACCGCCGACAATGCCGCGCGCAATGAAGTCGACGCGCAGCTGGCGGTGTTCCTGCCGCAGGACGAGCCGGTGCAGACCTACCCGGTTGTGGTCGCCAACATCCTGGCCTCGGCGCTGGACGCGTTGGCCAACACCCTGGCCGCACGCGTGGCGCCGGGCGGCCGGATTGCGCTGTCGGGCATCCTGCATGGGCAGGAGGACGAACTGCTGGAACGCTACGCGCCGTGGTTCGAGCACCTGCACTGCGAACGCGACGACGACTGGATGCGCATCGACGGCATACGCCGCGCCTGA
- a CDS encoding helix-turn-helix domain-containing protein, giving the protein MSKLYQRVREARSLTKLTQEALAGELGVTRSAVAQWEMAEGTAPSVENLSGLAKRSGMAFEYLATGRGDRVFGPPVSAIAEEPAQYHRLDDQQRVLLARFDTLAPRQRSGLLDLLLAEGKTRRRR; this is encoded by the coding sequence GTGAGCAAGCTGTACCAGCGAGTACGCGAAGCCCGCAGTCTTACCAAGCTGACCCAGGAGGCTCTGGCGGGCGAGTTGGGGGTTACGCGCAGCGCGGTGGCGCAATGGGAGATGGCCGAAGGCACCGCACCGTCGGTGGAAAACCTGAGCGGCTTGGCCAAGCGCAGCGGCATGGCGTTCGAATACCTGGCCACCGGCCGCGGCGACCGGGTGTTTGGCCCACCGGTCTCGGCCATTGCCGAAGAACCCGCCCAGTACCACCGCCTGGACGACCAGCAACGCGTGCTGCTGGCCCGCTTCGATACCTTGGCACCACGGCAACGTAGCGGCTTGCTGGATTTGTTGTTGGCCGAGGGGAAGACGCGGCGAAGGCGTTGA
- a CDS encoding DUF3426 domain-containing protein — protein MSQTPPPHRPLATFLRATPAAPPPIPTPVLPPAEPPKRALPVPSPELPPASLPELVAAPMVPPPATSVDRPLRVDAPTTHHDGRHAAASMVPTQAPALPTPPHPDARATVITRHGDHGSAAADAAAVDLMHPNAPGMSDVWTETTTRPETELNLGADPTPGRTNAAVSQTPSPRGLASDDADATPAINAPTAAHSQQLPAPALAVPTFAGSGLTRSRLRASGRHWALLFGLVGVLGLQIVIADRAHLAGNAHWRPLVGAACAVARCTLPAWREPAALTLLNRDVRPLPGMPGVLQIQASFRNDARWAQAWPWLELSLSDADGRVIGTRMLAPQEYLGQLPAGQDTLGSGQAVQVAFRVREPAASTVAFSFDFR, from the coding sequence ATGTCTCAGACTCCGCCACCGCACCGCCCCCTGGCCACGTTCCTGCGTGCGACGCCGGCTGCCCCGCCACCGATTCCGACGCCGGTGCTACCGCCCGCCGAACCGCCGAAGCGGGCGCTGCCGGTACCGTCGCCCGAGTTGCCGCCAGCGTCATTGCCGGAGCTGGTCGCCGCGCCGATGGTTCCGCCGCCAGCGACGTCTGTCGATAGGCCGCTGCGTGTTGATGCGCCCACGACACATCACGACGGTCGCCACGCGGCAGCATCGATGGTCCCGACCCAAGCCCCAGCGTTGCCAACGCCACCGCATCCCGATGCACGGGCAACTGTGATAACGCGGCATGGCGATCACGGCTCGGCCGCGGCGGATGCAGCCGCAGTGGATCTAATGCACCCAAACGCGCCGGGCATGTCAGACGTGTGGACAGAGACAACCACCCGCCCCGAAACCGAACTCAATCTCGGCGCAGATCCCACACCAGGACGCACGAATGCAGCAGTGTCCCAGACTCCCTCGCCACGCGGTTTAGCAAGCGACGACGCTGACGCCACCCCCGCAATCAACGCGCCCACCGCTGCGCACTCCCAGCAACTGCCCGCACCCGCTCTCGCCGTACCTACCTTCGCGGGCAGTGGGTTGACCCGGTCGCGATTGCGCGCCAGCGGGCGGCATTGGGCGCTGTTGTTCGGGCTGGTGGGTGTGCTCGGGCTACAGATCGTCATCGCCGACCGCGCGCATCTGGCCGGCAACGCGCACTGGCGGCCGTTGGTCGGTGCAGCCTGCGCGGTGGCGCGCTGCACGCTACCGGCGTGGCGCGAGCCGGCGGCGCTGACCCTGCTCAACCGCGATGTGCGCCCGCTGCCGGGCATGCCCGGCGTGCTGCAGATTCAGGCCAGCTTCCGCAACGACGCGCGTTGGGCGCAGGCCTGGCCGTGGCTTGAGCTGTCGTTGTCCGACGCCGACGGGCGGGTGATCGGCACGCGGATGCTGGCGCCGCAGGAGTATTTGGGCCAGCTGCCAGCCGGGCAGGACACGCTCGGATCAGGCCAAGCAGTGCAGGTGGCGTTTCGTGTGCGCGAACCGGCCGCGAGCACGGTTGCCTTTAGTTTCGACTTCCGGTGA
- the fis gene encoding DNA-binding transcriptional regulator Fis has translation MNAAPSRPDTSRGAPKSPLREHVAQSVRRYLRDLDGSDADDVYEIVLREMEIPLFVEVLNHCEGNQSRAAAMLGLHRATLRKKLKEYGLM, from the coding sequence TTGAACGCAGCCCCCTCTCGTCCTGACACCAGTCGCGGCGCACCGAAGTCGCCCCTGCGCGAACACGTGGCCCAGTCCGTCCGCCGTTATCTGCGCGACCTGGACGGCAGCGACGCTGACGACGTCTACGAAATCGTGCTGCGCGAGATGGAGATCCCGTTGTTCGTCGAAGTGCTCAACCACTGCGAAGGCAACCAGAGCCGCGCGGCGGCGATGCTGGGGCTTCACCGGGCGACGTTGCGCAAGAAGCTCAAAGAATACGGGTTGATGTGA
- the purH gene encoding bifunctional phosphoribosylaminoimidazolecarboxamide formyltransferase/IMP cyclohydrolase, whose product MASDFLPVRRALLSVSDKTGLIDLARALVTRNVELLSTGGTAKAIREAGLSVKDVSELTSFPEMMDGRVKTLHPLVHGGLLGRADQDEAVMAEHGIVPIDLLVLNLYPFESVTAKADCTLADAVENIDIGGPAMLRSAAKNFARVAVATDPSQYAELLAELEANDGQLSAAKRFALSVAAFNRVAQYDAAISNYLSAVADSAERVPTRSPFPAQINSNFIKVMDLRYGENPHQSGAFYRDLSPVPGTLATFQQLQGKELSYNNLADADAAWECVRQFDAPACVIVKHANPCGVAVGAACGDAYELAYATDPTSAFGGILAFNKTLDAATAKAILDRQFVEVLIAPDYEPGALEYATKKSNVRVLKIPHGNGLNNYDTKRIGSGLLMQSADNRGMSLGELSVVTQRAPNEAELGDLLFAWRVAKYVKSNAIVYAKDSRTIGVGAGQMSRVVSAKIAALKAEEAKLEVAGSVMASDAFFPFRDGIDAAAAAGIKAVIQPGGSMRDGEVIAAADEHGIAMVFTGVRHFRH is encoded by the coding sequence ATGGCCTCTGATTTCTTGCCCGTGCGCCGGGCCCTGCTCTCCGTTTCCGACAAGACCGGCCTGATCGATCTGGCCCGCGCACTGGTGACGCGCAACGTCGAGCTACTGTCCACCGGCGGCACTGCCAAGGCGATCCGCGAAGCCGGTTTATCGGTCAAAGACGTCTCCGAGCTGACCAGTTTCCCGGAAATGATGGACGGCCGCGTCAAGACCCTTCACCCGCTGGTGCACGGCGGCCTGCTCGGCCGCGCCGACCAGGACGAAGCGGTGATGGCCGAACACGGCATCGTGCCGATCGACCTGTTGGTGCTGAATCTGTATCCATTCGAGTCGGTCACTGCCAAGGCCGATTGCACGCTGGCCGATGCGGTAGAAAACATCGATATCGGCGGCCCGGCGATGCTGCGTTCGGCGGCAAAAAATTTCGCGCGCGTGGCAGTGGCCACCGACCCGTCGCAGTACGCCGAGCTGCTGGCCGAGCTGGAGGCCAACGACGGCCAGCTGTCGGCGGCCAAGCGCTTTGCGTTGTCGGTGGCCGCGTTCAACCGCGTGGCACAGTACGACGCGGCGATCAGCAACTATTTGTCTGCGGTGGCCGACAGTGCGGAGAGAGTGCCCACGCGCAGCCCGTTTCCGGCGCAGATCAATTCCAATTTCATCAAGGTCATGGACCTGCGCTATGGCGAGAACCCGCATCAGTCCGGCGCGTTCTACCGCGACCTGTCTCCGGTGCCGGGCACGCTGGCCACCTTCCAGCAGTTGCAGGGCAAGGAACTGAGCTACAACAACCTTGCCGATGCCGATGCGGCATGGGAGTGCGTGCGCCAGTTCGATGCGCCGGCCTGCGTGATCGTCAAGCATGCCAACCCCTGCGGGGTGGCGGTAGGCGCAGCCTGCGGCGATGCCTATGAGCTGGCCTATGCGACCGACCCGACCAGCGCCTTCGGCGGCATCCTGGCCTTCAACAAGACCCTCGATGCAGCGACTGCAAAAGCCATTCTGGACCGCCAGTTCGTCGAAGTGCTGATCGCCCCGGACTACGAGCCCGGCGCGCTCGAGTACGCCACCAAGAAATCCAACGTGCGCGTGCTCAAGATTCCGCACGGCAACGGCCTCAACAACTACGACACCAAGCGGATCGGTTCGGGCCTGTTGATGCAGTCGGCCGATAACCGGGGCATGTCGCTGGGCGAATTGAGCGTGGTCACCCAGCGTGCACCCAACGAGGCCGAACTGGGCGATCTGCTGTTCGCCTGGCGCGTGGCCAAGTACGTCAAATCCAACGCCATTGTCTATGCCAAGGACAGCCGCACGATCGGTGTCGGCGCCGGGCAGATGAGCCGCGTGGTCAGCGCCAAGATCGCCGCGCTCAAGGCCGAAGAAGCCAAGCTGGAAGTGGCCGGCTCGGTGATGGCATCGGATGCGTTCTTCCCGTTCCGCGACGGCATCGATGCCGCCGCCGCTGCCGGCATCAAGGCGGTGATCCAGCCCGGCGGCTCGATGCGCGATGGCGAAGTGATCGCCGCCGCCGACGAACACGGCATCGCGATGGTGTTCACCGGCGTGCGGCATTTTCGGCACTGA
- the purD gene encoding phosphoribosylamine--glycine ligase gives MKILVIGSGGREHALAWKVAQSERVIEVLVAPGNAGTAAEAKCRNIAIKVDDLDGLLALAQHEDVALTVVGPEVPLVLGVVDRFHAAGLRIFGPTAKAAQLEGSKAFAKDFLARHGIPTAYYAVHTDVDAALAYVREKGAPIVVKADGLAAGKGVIVAMTLAEAEDAVRDMLSGNAFGDAGARVVIEEFLDGEEASFISMVDGKHALPMATSQDHKRIGDGDTGPNTGGMGAYSPAPVVTPEVHARVMREVVEPTVQGMIADGVPFTGFLYAGLMIDAQGAPKVIEFNVRFGDPETQPVMLRLQSNLVDLLEAAIDGKLDSAQAQWDPRPSLGVVIAAKPYPEAPITGEVISGLDAVPANAKVFHAGTALNAEGEVISAGGRVLCVAALGDSVLDAQRNAYAGLQPIHWASAFQRSDIGWRAIARERERDKTTESG, from the coding sequence ATGAAAATCCTCGTCATCGGCTCCGGCGGCCGTGAACATGCCCTGGCCTGGAAGGTCGCGCAGTCCGAGCGCGTGATCGAGGTGCTGGTCGCACCCGGCAATGCCGGCACCGCCGCCGAAGCCAAGTGCCGCAATATCGCGATCAAGGTCGACGATCTGGATGGTCTGCTCGCATTGGCCCAGCACGAAGATGTCGCGCTCACCGTGGTCGGCCCGGAAGTGCCGCTGGTGCTGGGCGTGGTCGATCGTTTCCATGCCGCCGGCCTGCGTATCTTCGGGCCCACCGCCAAGGCTGCTCAGTTGGAAGGCAGCAAGGCCTTCGCGAAAGATTTTTTGGCCCGTCACGGCATCCCAACTGCGTATTACGCGGTGCATACCGACGTGGACGCGGCACTTGCCTACGTACGCGAGAAAGGCGCGCCGATCGTGGTCAAGGCCGATGGCCTGGCCGCCGGCAAGGGCGTGATCGTGGCGATGACGCTGGCCGAGGCCGAAGACGCAGTGCGCGACATGCTGTCTGGCAATGCCTTCGGCGATGCCGGCGCGCGCGTGGTCATCGAAGAATTTCTCGACGGCGAAGAAGCCAGCTTCATTTCGATGGTCGATGGCAAGCACGCCTTGCCGATGGCCACCAGCCAGGACCACAAGCGCATCGGCGATGGCGACACCGGCCCGAATACCGGCGGCATGGGCGCGTATTCGCCAGCGCCGGTGGTGACGCCCGAGGTGCATGCGCGGGTGATGCGCGAGGTGGTCGAGCCGACCGTGCAAGGCATGATCGCCGACGGCGTGCCGTTCACCGGCTTCTTGTACGCCGGGCTGATGATCGACGCACAAGGTGCACCCAAGGTGATCGAATTCAACGTGCGCTTCGGCGACCCGGAAACACAACCGGTAATGCTGCGCCTGCAGTCGAATCTGGTGGATTTGCTCGAAGCGGCCATCGACGGCAAGCTCGACAGCGCGCAAGCGCAGTGGGACCCACGCCCGTCACTGGGCGTGGTCATCGCGGCCAAGCCATACCCGGAAGCACCGATCACCGGCGAGGTCATCAGCGGCCTGGACGCGGTGCCGGCCAATGCCAAGGTCTTCCACGCCGGCACCGCATTGAATGCCGAAGGTGAAGTGATCAGCGCCGGTGGCCGCGTGCTGTGCGTTGCCGCACTGGGCGACAGCGTGCTGGATGCGCAGCGCAACGCGTACGCAGGCCTGCAGCCGATCCATTGGGCCAGCGCCTTCCAGCGCAGCGACATTGGCTGGCGTGCGATCGCCCGCGAGCGCGAGCGCGACAAAACGACTGAGAGCGGCTGA